In Acidianus brierleyi, one genomic interval encodes:
- the sucD gene encoding succinate--CoA ligase subunit alpha: MDKNTKVLVQGITGKEGSFHTSQMLKYGTKIVAGVTPGKGGTYVNNIPVYDTVEDAVKEHDIDASIIFVPARFAVDAIYEAVDNGIKLIVVITEHIPIIDVSRAIKYARAHGSRVIGPNCPGIIVPEESLVGIMPYRAFRKGKIGIVSRSGTLTYEVADILRDYGQSTVIGIGGDPIIGTPMQEAIKLFDEDPNTEKIVMIGEIGGTMEEEVANMKKKGMIKKDIIAYIAGSTAPKEKRMGHAGAVVYMGLGTYESKISAFKDAGIKIAITPYDIKNLVS; this comes from the coding sequence ATAGATAAGAATACTAAGGTTCTTGTTCAAGGAATAACTGGAAAGGAAGGCTCGTTCCACACTTCGCAAATGTTAAAGTATGGCACTAAGATAGTTGCTGGCGTTACCCCTGGTAAAGGCGGAACATACGTCAATAATATTCCGGTTTATGATACTGTAGAAGATGCTGTAAAAGAGCACGATATTGATGCTAGTATAATTTTTGTGCCTGCTAGATTTGCAGTAGATGCTATATATGAGGCAGTTGACAATGGCATAAAGTTAATAGTAGTAATTACTGAGCACATACCAATTATAGATGTTTCTAGAGCTATAAAGTACGCTAGGGCTCATGGGAGCAGAGTAATAGGGCCAAACTGCCCTGGAATAATAGTACCAGAAGAAAGTTTAGTAGGTATAATGCCTTATAGAGCTTTTAGAAAAGGTAAAATAGGAATAGTATCCAGATCAGGAACGTTGACTTATGAGGTAGCTGATATTTTAAGAGATTACGGGCAGTCTACTGTAATAGGGATAGGTGGAGATCCTATAATAGGTACTCCTATGCAAGAGGCAATTAAATTATTTGATGAAGATCCAAATACTGAGAAAATTGTAATGATAGGTGAAATAGGAGGAACAATGGAAGAGGAAGTCGCTAATATGAAGAAAAAAGGTATGATAAAAAAGGATATAATAGCCTATATAGCAGGAAGCACTGCGCCCAAAGAAAAAAGAATGGGACATGCTGGTGCGGTAGTATATATGGGTTTAGGTACATATGAGAGTAAAATCTCAGCATTTAAGGACGCTGGAATAAAAATAGCTATTACGCCATATGACATTAAAAATCTTGTTTCTTAA
- a CDS encoding succinate--CoA ligase subunit beta — MKLYEFEGKYLFSEVGIKIPRGVLTSEHIDWKGKAVVKSQILEGARGKRGLVKITDDVNSAIDELKKLGIEKFLVEEYIPHTKELYVSAILDRDSGNPMIVASPSGGIDIESSKDIIKRDIPIERGIRPFDVLPLEKYLGVNGLYGVINGLYKIVVEYDAELAEINPLAITNEGPVALDSKVILDDNSLFKHEDLLKKLGRSYTPDSYVELDGDIGIIGNGAGLTMATMDLVKIFGGDPADFMDVGGGANSERVKYCVEKVGGNEKVKKIIINIYGGITRCDDVARGIVEAYKKVKKPIYVRLVGTNENEGWNILKENGINVYTNALDAVRDALR, encoded by the coding sequence ATGAAACTTTATGAATTTGAAGGTAAATATCTTTTTTCGGAGGTAGGTATAAAAATACCTAGAGGAGTATTAACTTCTGAACATATAGATTGGAAAGGCAAAGCTGTAGTGAAGTCACAGATTTTAGAAGGAGCTAGAGGAAAAAGAGGTTTAGTAAAAATTACAGACGACGTAAATTCAGCAATAGATGAGCTAAAAAAACTAGGAATTGAGAAATTTCTAGTAGAAGAATATATACCGCATACTAAGGAGTTATATGTTTCAGCAATACTTGATCGAGATTCTGGAAATCCTATGATAGTTGCTTCTCCTAGTGGTGGGATAGATATAGAAAGTTCTAAAGATATTATTAAGAGGGATATCCCAATAGAACGTGGAATAAGACCTTTCGATGTTCTACCATTAGAGAAATATCTTGGCGTAAATGGATTATATGGCGTAATAAATGGATTATATAAAATAGTAGTAGAATACGACGCAGAATTAGCAGAAATTAATCCATTAGCAATAACTAATGAAGGACCTGTAGCATTAGACTCAAAAGTTATACTAGACGATAACTCATTATTTAAACATGAAGATTTACTTAAAAAGCTTGGAAGGAGTTATACTCCAGACTCTTATGTAGAGCTTGATGGCGATATAGGAATAATAGGAAACGGGGCTGGACTCACCATGGCTACAATGGATCTAGTAAAAATTTTTGGCGGAGATCCAGCAGATTTTATGGATGTAGGTGGAGGAGCTAATTCAGAGAGAGTTAAATATTGTGTAGAAAAAGTAGGAGGTAATGAAAAAGTAAAGAAAATTATTATAAATATTTATGGTGGAATAACTAGGTGTGATGACGTAGCGCGGGGCATAGTAGAGGCATATAAAAAAGTAAAGAAACCAATATATGTAAGATTAGTAGGAACCAATGAAAATGAAGGATGGAATATTCTAAAGGAAAATGGAATCAATGTTTATACTAATGCATTAGACGCAGTGAGGGATGCCCTACGTTAA
- a CDS encoding extracellular solute-binding protein yields MNKTALIGIIVIVIILMGIAIYELYPKTTTKTATPISVWSADAYTAEAQTLLNAFRSKYGIPVLTPKGGGSFGLAHEICIEGNKSGVTVFTPVALGAVTDLGKDNPGWAIAFVADHMAIAYTNTSINNNYAKEALNYANSGNWSAFFQVLTSGKVSVGISNPNVDPAGFRAWIILEIAGYLYHHNETYYFNRMLYNKGNVTEPNAADFVSALDTGHINFLFIYKSAAIAKHLEYISLPNKLNLGCVADSNFYYNFTYKLNTGIVHGEPIYLFITIPKVTNNYQEALQFVTFTIENSTLLSKYGLTPLHPALLFNSTAVPPQIAKLISEGYLKIAGSL; encoded by the coding sequence ATGAATAAGACAGCTTTAATAGGTATAATAGTCATTGTTATAATTTTAATGGGAATTGCCATATATGAATTATATCCTAAGACGACAACAAAGACCGCAACTCCCATATCCGTATGGAGTGCCGATGCATATACTGCAGAAGCTCAAACACTATTAAACGCTTTTAGGTCTAAATATGGAATACCAGTTCTTACACCAAAAGGAGGAGGATCCTTCGGATTAGCTCATGAAATTTGCATTGAAGGAAATAAATCTGGAGTTACCGTTTTTACACCAGTAGCGCTAGGAGCTGTAACAGATTTAGGAAAAGATAATCCAGGTTGGGCTATAGCCTTCGTAGCAGACCATATGGCCATAGCATATACTAATACAAGTATAAACAATAATTACGCTAAAGAAGCACTTAATTACGCTAACTCAGGTAACTGGTCTGCATTTTTCCAGGTACTAACTAGCGGAAAGGTTAGCGTAGGAATATCTAATCCCAACGTTGACCCAGCCGGTTTTAGAGCTTGGATAATCTTAGAGATAGCAGGATATTTGTATCATCATAATGAAACATATTATTTCAATAGGATGCTCTATAATAAGGGAAATGTCACAGAACCGAATGCTGCTGATTTCGTTTCAGCTTTAGACACAGGGCATATAAATTTCCTTTTCATATATAAATCTGCTGCAATAGCAAAACACTTAGAATATATATCATTACCAAATAAATTAAACCTAGGTTGTGTAGCTGACTCTAACTTCTATTATAACTTTACTTACAAACTAAATACTGGAATAGTACATGGAGAACCAATATACCTCTTTATAACTATACCGAAGGTTACTAATAATTATCAAGAAGCTTTACAGTTCGTAACATTTACAATAGAAAATTCTACTTTATTAAGTAAATATGGACTAACTCCATTACATCCAGCATTATTATTTAATTCAACCGCTGTACCACCACAAATAGCAAAATTAATTTCAGAAGGATATCTTAAGATAGCAGGATCGTTATGA
- the thrS gene encoding threonine--tRNA ligase encodes MEEYKALWLKGGIIIAINLLNDNKKAVDVGLGERDFYVDIESDNSISLEEAKKYALYKDYNFELQGNNVIYGKFKINIDSDVKPSGNPKFFEILNISVHHPTPDKQYVRIRGVAFETEEQLKDYLNWFEKASETDHRILGEKMDLFSFPDEAGPGLVLYHPKGQLIRNELIEYMREINNSMGYQEVYTTHVYRTILWKISGHYEMYKDKMLIFEHDDDELGIKPMNCPAHILIYKSKSRSYKDLPIRFSEFGNVYRWEKKGELYGLLRIRGFTQDDGHIFLREDQLKDEIKNLVKKTLEVLAKLGFKGDDVRINLSTRPDESIGTEEQWEKATKSLSDALGELKLNYILKEKEGAFYGPKIDFDIRDSLGRWWQLSTIQVDFNLPERFKLEYVDKDGNKKRPVMVHRAIYGSLERIMAILLEHYKGKLPTWISPVQVRVLPINEDVKNYAESIFNKLMSLRIRAELDTEDTLAKRIKRAYDDGVPYIIIVGKREASENKITIRARGNIEIRNVDSEKFINALSKEILNRDLNNSAVELLK; translated from the coding sequence ATGGAAGAGTATAAGGCTTTATGGCTTAAGGGCGGAATAATAATAGCCATTAATTTGTTAAATGATAATAAAAAAGCTGTAGATGTGGGTTTAGGTGAAAGAGATTTTTATGTAGATATAGAATCTGATAATTCCATTAGTCTTGAAGAAGCAAAAAAATATGCGCTATATAAGGACTATAATTTTGAATTACAAGGTAATAATGTAATTTATGGAAAATTCAAAATAAATATAGATTCTGATGTAAAACCTTCCGGTAATCCTAAATTTTTTGAAATTCTTAATATTTCAGTACATCATCCAACTCCAGATAAGCAATATGTAAGAATAAGAGGAGTAGCTTTCGAAACTGAAGAACAACTTAAAGATTATTTGAATTGGTTTGAGAAGGCTTCTGAAACTGATCATAGAATTCTTGGAGAGAAAATGGATTTATTCAGTTTTCCTGACGAGGCTGGACCTGGATTAGTTCTCTATCATCCTAAAGGACAGTTAATAAGAAATGAGTTAATAGAATACATGAGAGAAATAAACAATTCAATGGGATATCAAGAAGTTTATACTACTCATGTGTATAGAACCATACTTTGGAAAATAAGTGGCCATTACGAAATGTATAAGGATAAAATGCTTATATTTGAACATGATGACGACGAACTCGGAATAAAGCCTATGAACTGCCCAGCCCATATACTAATATACAAATCTAAATCTAGAAGTTATAAAGATCTTCCTATAAGGTTCTCAGAGTTTGGAAATGTATATAGATGGGAGAAAAAAGGCGAATTATATGGACTTCTTAGGATTAGAGGCTTTACGCAAGATGATGGACATATATTTTTGAGAGAAGATCAGTTAAAGGACGAAATTAAAAATTTGGTTAAAAAGACACTGGAAGTTTTAGCAAAATTAGGATTTAAGGGAGACGATGTTAGAATTAATTTAAGTACTAGACCGGACGAGAGTATAGGAACTGAGGAACAATGGGAAAAAGCTACTAAAAGTTTATCTGATGCACTAGGAGAGCTAAAATTAAACTACATATTAAAAGAAAAAGAAGGAGCTTTTTATGGTCCTAAAATAGATTTCGATATAAGAGATAGTCTAGGGAGATGGTGGCAATTATCTACTATACAAGTAGATTTTAATCTTCCGGAGAGATTTAAATTAGAATACGTTGATAAAGATGGTAATAAGAAAAGACCAGTAATGGTACATAGGGCTATTTATGGATCTTTAGAAAGAATAATGGCAATATTATTAGAACATTACAAAGGAAAGCTCCCAACATGGATTTCCCCTGTTCAAGTTAGAGTATTACCTATTAATGAAGATGTTAAAAATTACGCAGAAAGTATATTTAACAAGTTAATGTCTCTTAGGATTAGAGCAGAACTTGATACTGAAGATACATTAGCAAAGAGAATAAAAAGAGCCTATGATGATGGTGTACCTTACATAATAATTGTTGGAAAAAGAGAAGCTTCTGAGAATAAAATAACTATAAGAGCTAGAGGTAACATAGAAATAAGAAACGTGGATTCTGAAAAGTTCATTAATGCATTATCAAAGGAGATATTAAACAGAGATTTAAATAACTCCGCAGTTGAGTTACTTAAATGA
- a CDS encoding nucleotidyltransferase family protein encodes MKAVILAGGFGKRLRPLTDDKPKPLVEIANRPIIEWQVLWLKKMGIKTFVVLEGYKKEALINWLTENESRLGVNFIHITENEPLGTGGAIYKAKEIVDEKFIVINGDIITNINVSKLSCENAVATISLVPLRSPYGVVETSDDKISKFVEKPILKDFWINAGIYLFTSRIFEYLPEKGDMEKTTFPQLASKGLLKGMKFENAYWRSIDSIKDVEEASLEINDALGSLDQ; translated from the coding sequence ATGAAAGCTGTTATTTTAGCAGGCGGTTTTGGAAAAAGATTAAGACCATTAACTGATGATAAACCAAAACCATTAGTTGAGATTGCAAATAGACCTATAATAGAATGGCAAGTATTATGGCTAAAAAAAATGGGAATAAAAACTTTTGTAGTTCTAGAAGGATACAAAAAAGAGGCTTTAATTAACTGGTTAACTGAAAATGAAAGCAGATTAGGAGTAAATTTCATTCACATAACTGAAAATGAACCTTTAGGTACTGGAGGAGCTATATATAAAGCTAAAGAAATAGTGGACGAGAAATTTATTGTAATTAATGGAGATATAATAACAAATATTAATGTAAGTAAATTATCATGTGAAAATGCAGTAGCTACTATATCTCTTGTGCCTCTAAGAAGTCCTTATGGGGTAGTAGAAACTTCTGATGATAAAATAAGTAAATTTGTAGAAAAACCAATTCTAAAAGACTTTTGGATAAATGCAGGAATATACTTATTTACTTCAAGAATATTCGAATATTTGCCAGAAAAAGGAGATATGGAAAAAACTACTTTTCCTCAATTAGCTTCTAAAGGTCTTTTAAAGGGAATGAAATTTGAAAACGCATACTGGCGTTCTATAGACTCCATTAAAGATGTGGAAGAAGCTTCACTAGAGATAAATGACGCGTTAGGTTCATTGGATCAGTAA
- a CDS encoding methylated-DNA--[protein]-cysteine S-methyltransferase: MIFYGLYRSPLGPITVAKDEKGFLMLDFCECIEKESLDNSLFTDFFYKLDKYFEGEKVDLKEPLSLNVNQFRLRVFKETMKVPWGRIKTYKEIALAIDSSPRAVGVALSKNPVLLIIPCHRIVGEKNIGGYSRGVEIKRKLLEIEGIKYPENV; encoded by the coding sequence ATGATATTTTATGGACTATATAGGAGTCCTCTAGGTCCTATAACAGTAGCAAAAGATGAAAAAGGCTTTTTGATGCTAGATTTCTGTGAGTGTATAGAAAAAGAATCTTTAGATAATTCATTGTTTACAGACTTTTTCTATAAATTAGACAAATATTTTGAAGGAGAAAAAGTCGATCTTAAAGAACCTTTATCGCTAAATGTTAACCAATTTAGATTAAGAGTATTTAAAGAAACTATGAAAGTACCGTGGGGAAGAATAAAAACATATAAAGAAATAGCGTTAGCAATAGATAGTTCTCCAAGAGCAGTAGGAGTTGCACTTTCCAAGAATCCAGTTTTGTTAATAATACCTTGTCATAGAATTGTAGGAGAAAAGAATATAGGAGGTTATTCTAGAGGCGTAGAAATAAAAAGAAAATTACTTGAAATTGAAGGTATAAAATATCCCGAAAATGTTTAA
- a CDS encoding UDP-N-acetylglucosamine--N-acetylmuramyl-(pentapeptide) pyrophosphoryl-undecaprenol N-acetylglucosamine transferase, translating into MADILIIASGGGHTGFARAVAENIERKVDFVIPKGDEISKKMLNQYASKFYEVEKGRGPFDNSFSSLLKFLRAMVESSKIRKYDIILATGSNHSIFPSFFQYIKGAKVFAIESQDRIITKGKAINIISKYSKAVFLHWKEQKSLYKKGIVVGPIVENPHYNPSDNGYILVTAGTEGFPRLFEKISTINLKNVIIQTGKIDPNLYSNKVLKAFNFDPDLEKYIANSSLIITHQGKTAMEAVVMYKKPTIIVYNKTLVRAATREDTRLYAKILGAMFLDDPLDWKSNDELLYYIENPRKPNYFTSGAHELVKVMLNEYN; encoded by the coding sequence ATGGCTGATATATTAATAATTGCTAGTGGCGGCGGTCATACTGGTTTTGCTAGAGCTGTAGCAGAAAATATTGAAAGAAAAGTAGACTTTGTAATTCCTAAAGGAGACGAAATTTCTAAAAAAATGCTAAATCAGTATGCTTCAAAATTTTATGAAGTTGAGAAAGGACGAGGTCCATTTGATAATTCGTTTAGTTCATTACTTAAATTTCTAAGAGCAATGGTTGAAAGTTCCAAAATAAGAAAATATGATATTATATTAGCTACTGGTTCTAATCATTCTATTTTTCCATCATTTTTTCAATATATTAAGGGAGCTAAGGTTTTCGCTATCGAAAGTCAAGATAGAATTATCACTAAGGGTAAAGCTATAAATATAATTTCAAAATATTCAAAGGCTGTCTTTCTCCATTGGAAAGAACAAAAGAGTTTATACAAAAAAGGAATAGTAGTAGGTCCTATAGTTGAAAATCCACATTATAATCCCTCAGACAACGGATACATTCTGGTTACAGCTGGAACTGAAGGGTTCCCAAGATTATTTGAAAAGATCTCCACTATTAACCTAAAAAATGTAATAATACAAACCGGTAAGATAGATCCAAATTTATATTCGAACAAGGTTCTAAAAGCGTTTAATTTTGATCCTGATTTAGAGAAATATATTGCGAATTCGTCTTTAATAATTACACATCAAGGTAAGACAGCTATGGAAGCTGTTGTAATGTACAAAAAACCAACTATTATCGTATACAATAAAACTCTAGTAAGAGCCGCTACTAGAGAAGATACTAGACTATACGCAAAAATTCTGGGAGCAATGTTTCTAGACGATCCATTAGACTGGAAATCAAACGATGAATTATTATATTATATAGAGAATCCAAGAAAGCCTAATTATTTCACGTCTGGAGCGCATGAGTTAGTAAAGGTAATGTTGAATGAATATAATTGA
- a CDS encoding purine-nucleoside phosphorylase, which produces MNPVHILAKKGEIAEKILFVGDPGRATLLANILQDPKLVNQNRGFLVYTGSYKGNIVSIATHGIGGPSAAIVLEELMMLGGKIFIRYGTTGALVPEINLGEYIIPTGASYNQGGLFYQYLKDQACIGATPDFELMSNIVKTFSMSNLKYHLGNVFSSDAFYAEDEEFVKRWSSRGNIAVEMECATLFTLGKIKSAKIAAVLVVSDNLAKGGQWISKEELEKSVMDGAKAILDALVSYSN; this is translated from the coding sequence GTGAATCCTGTACATATATTAGCAAAAAAAGGGGAAATAGCTGAAAAAATACTATTTGTAGGTGACCCCGGACGTGCAACATTGTTAGCTAATATTTTACAAGATCCTAAATTAGTAAATCAAAACAGAGGTTTTCTTGTATATACTGGATCTTATAAAGGTAACATAGTAAGTATAGCAACACATGGCATAGGAGGCCCTTCTGCAGCGATAGTTTTGGAGGAACTTATGATGCTAGGAGGTAAGATTTTTATAAGATACGGTACGACTGGTGCATTAGTTCCAGAAATAAACTTAGGAGAATATATAATTCCTACTGGAGCGTCATATAATCAAGGTGGATTATTTTACCAATATCTTAAAGATCAGGCATGTATAGGCGCTACTCCAGATTTTGAACTCATGTCGAACATAGTAAAGACGTTTTCTATGAGTAATTTAAAGTATCATCTAGGTAATGTCTTTAGCAGTGATGCCTTTTATGCCGAAGATGAAGAATTTGTAAAAAGATGGTCGTCAAGAGGAAATATTGCTGTAGAGATGGAATGCGCAACATTGTTTACCTTAGGTAAAATTAAAAGTGCCAAAATTGCTGCAGTTTTAGTAGTCAGCGATAACTTGGCTAAAGGTGGACAATGGATCTCTAAAGAAGAATTAGAAAAAAGTGTAATGGATGGAGCAAAAGCTATTTTAGACGCATTAGTTAGTTATTCTAATTAA
- a CDS encoding SDR family NAD(P)-dependent oxidoreductase — protein sequence MIAIITGASKGIGKCTALKLKNYGYTIVSISRSEPDFGDIKFKVDVSDKIAVKDIVDKILGEFSFVDVIVNNAGFGIYGSFKETSLDEEEYMVRTNFLGTIYFTKFLLPSMIERKKGNIVNIISEAAYVSSPKLLVYSATKAALASFTNGLWAEARKYGVKVSGIYPGPVRTNFTSHPSFNGVKNSFDKFSVEPEKVANAVIKSIKTGKREIYVPSRLKIEPYFLKLSNVMQSITYRIVSKWFS from the coding sequence ATGATAGCAATAATAACTGGTGCTTCTAAAGGAATAGGTAAGTGCACCGCGTTAAAATTAAAAAATTATGGATACACAATCGTTTCTATATCAAGATCTGAACCTGATTTTGGAGATATAAAATTTAAAGTAGACGTTTCTGATAAAATTGCAGTAAAAGATATAGTTGATAAAATTTTGGGTGAATTTTCTTTTGTAGACGTAATTGTTAATAATGCTGGATTTGGAATATATGGTTCATTCAAAGAAACGTCATTAGATGAAGAAGAATATATGGTTAGAACAAATTTTCTGGGTACAATTTATTTTACAAAATTTTTATTACCATCTATGATAGAAAGAAAAAAGGGTAATATAGTAAATATCATTTCTGAAGCGGCATATGTATCTTCTCCTAAACTTTTAGTCTATTCTGCTACAAAGGCAGCATTAGCCAGTTTTACTAATGGTCTATGGGCAGAAGCTAGAAAATACGGAGTAAAAGTATCTGGTATATATCCTGGTCCAGTAAGGACTAACTTTACTTCGCATCCGTCCTTTAATGGAGTTAAAAACTCGTTTGATAAGTTTTCAGTAGAACCAGAAAAGGTTGCTAATGCGGTAATAAAAAGTATAAAGACTGGGAAAAGAGAGATTTATGTCCCTTCTAGACTTAAAATAGAGCCTTATTTTCTTAAATTATCTAACGTAATGCAATCAATAACTTACAGAATAGTAAGTAAATGGTTTAGTTAG
- a CDS encoding ABC transporter permease, which translates to MSFIDGVILTLISSATAVFVDFILFTPLSYYLSRNNDFLADSLANVPASIPHPIVGVALVFLDSPYTPIGIFLEKLGINFFDSYPGLTAALVIVSAPIYIQSLKGFFDSLPRSHENYARSLGAGELRTLFSVVMPMSYKGMITSLLIAMSRAMSEFGSIAIIAYYVLNPPFNGVTPAPILIYEYFGYYGPKVAVTASAIMITIGIVLLLSIRIIQRKIGGAAGI; encoded by the coding sequence ATGTCTTTTATTGATGGTGTGATTCTTACATTAATTTCTTCTGCTACTGCAGTCTTTGTAGATTTCATTCTATTTACACCACTATCGTATTACCTTTCTAGAAATAATGATTTCTTAGCTGATTCTCTAGCAAATGTTCCTGCATCTATTCCTCATCCTATAGTTGGTGTAGCATTAGTATTCTTAGATAGTCCTTATACTCCTATAGGTATTTTTCTAGAAAAATTAGGAATAAATTTCTTTGATTCATACCCTGGCTTAACTGCTGCACTGGTTATCGTTTCCGCACCAATTTACATACAAAGTCTTAAAGGATTTTTTGATTCATTACCTAGATCGCACGAAAATTATGCCAGAAGCTTAGGTGCAGGAGAACTTAGAACATTATTTTCAGTTGTTATGCCGATGTCTTATAAAGGAATGATAACTTCTTTGCTAATAGCCATGTCTAGAGCAATGAGTGAGTTTGGATCTATAGCTATTATTGCTTACTACGTTTTAAATCCGCCATTTAACGGTGTAACTCCTGCACCAATTTTAATCTATGAGTACTTTGGATATTATGGACCTAAAGTAGCAGTTACTGCATCAGCAATAATGATTACTATAGGCATAGTTTTGCTATTAAGCATAAGAATAATTCAACGAAAAATAGGTGGGGCCGCCGGGATTTGA
- a CDS encoding endonuclease III domain-containing protein has protein sequence MNIIDILENNKDIIIKMGWIVSEPYSYKWWGGLDSADKIAISAFLVQLTKWETVKKVIDDLSNRNLDKIDNIANISIEELDNIIKPVNFHKTKAIRLKKFANKAIEMGGLSNLLRIENRELLISLDGIGDETADSLLLFAGNNAVLPSTEYLKRVLERIYGKKFTKKGAKEFAEKLIEKDLYKYKLFHAGIVSVGKAYCRLTKPKCEECIFKGVCKYI, from the coding sequence ATGAATATAATTGACATCTTGGAAAATAATAAGGATATAATTATAAAAATGGGTTGGATAGTTAGTGAGCCTTACTCGTATAAATGGTGGGGTGGGCTTGATTCAGCCGATAAAATTGCAATATCCGCATTTCTTGTTCAATTAACTAAATGGGAAACTGTCAAGAAAGTAATTGATGATTTAAGTAATAGAAATTTAGATAAAATAGATAATATTGCAAATATTTCAATTGAGGAATTAGATAATATAATTAAACCAGTAAATTTTCATAAAACTAAGGCTATACGACTTAAAAAATTTGCTAATAAAGCAATAGAAATGGGTGGATTAAGTAATTTACTAAGAATCGAGAATAGAGAATTGCTAATATCATTAGATGGTATAGGAGACGAAACAGCAGATTCTCTTCTACTCTTCGCTGGGAACAATGCAGTTTTGCCTTCTACTGAATACTTAAAAAGAGTTTTAGAAAGAATTTATGGTAAAAAATTCACAAAAAAAGGAGCAAAAGAATTTGCTGAGAAATTAATTGAAAAAGATCTATATAAGTATAAACTTTTTCATGCAGGAATAGTAAGTGTAGGCAAGGCTTATTGCAGGTTAACTAAGCCTAAATGTGAAGAATGCATTTTTAAAGGAGTGTGCAAATATATTTAA